Proteins encoded in a region of the Manduca sexta isolate Smith_Timp_Sample1 chromosome 9, JHU_Msex_v1.0, whole genome shotgun sequence genome:
- the LOC119188863 gene encoding uncharacterized protein LOC119188863 codes for MFKIKMLYLMLFVISVYGKEIEDDSGKYQYMEIFRNIPRLFEYFLSRLAEKPEVLEKDDITVFVRSANFNHEYGRGKRDGYCEDLDKPTEKEVKRETTCTLSDLPNESKSLTASETKRQSDININDSDQQFNKDIGEMKDDGDKKSEQTKRGVNSNYNNIKQYCLTQSYAKNCNTENCDTYCNHNVKRDAINRNYEVDTSIRTTRKQYNLTNKKLDEMNTKNILKIKNVNEKLNKVTKKIKNYGKRYAAAESAFFNLSPEDVENTVLMVEQMLEKHNNKKSKEVD; via the exons ATGTTCAAGATTaagatgttatatttaatgttatttgtaataagtGTTTATGGGAAAG aaatcgAAGATGATAGTGGCAAATATCAATATAtggaaatatttagaaatataccAAGACTGTTTGAGTATTTTCTAAGCAGATTGGCGGAAAAGCCAGAAGTTTTGGAAAAAGACGATATAACAGTGTTTGTAAGAAGCGCGAACTTCAATCATGAATATGGCAGAGGTAAAAGGGATGGTTATTGTGAAGATTTAGACAAACCTACAGAAAAAGAAGTAAAGAGAGAAACTACCTGTACTTTATCTGATTTACCGAATGAATCGAAATCTTTAACTGCCTCAGAAACTAAAAGACAaagtgatataaatattaatgattctGATCAACAATTCAATAAAGATATTGGCGAAATGAAAGATGACGGTGATAAAAAATCTGAACAAACTAAAAGAGGtgtaaattctaattataataatataaaacaatattgtctTACACAAAGTTATGCCAAGAATTGTAACACTGAGAATTGTGACACCTATTGCAATCACAATGTAAAAAGAGATGCAATTAATCGTAATTATGAAGTTGATACGAGTATTAGAACTACAAGAAAACAGTATAACTTGACGAATAAAAAACTAGACGAAATGAATACAAAGAATAttctcaaaattaaaaatgttaatgagAAACTGAACAAagttaccaaaaaaattaagaactaCGGAAAACGATATGCAGCTGCTGAGTCTGCGTTCTTTAATCTAAGTCCAGAAGATGTGGAAAATACTGTATTGATGGTTGAACAAATGctagaaaaacataacaataagaAGTCCAAGGAAGTTGATTAA
- the LOC115453542 gene encoding general odorant-binding protein 84a has translation MCKPMYCVVFSIIYLSIVAAQKADNGNTKIANLQSNDQDSMDNVDVEDIMNQCNETFRIEMAYLQALNESGSFPDETDRTPKCFLLCVLDNTGVMMKDGDFDPERTAVLFAGERAGKVMDGIQDMAAACADRKEKCKCEKSYNYLKCLMTMEIEKYANNN, from the exons ATGTGTAAACCAATGTACTGCGTGGTGTTTAGTATCATATATCTATCGATAGTAGCAGCACAAAAAGCTGATAATGGCAATACAAAGATAGCGAACTTACAAAGTAATGACCAGGACAGCATGGACAATGTGGATGTTGAGGATATCATGAACCAGTGCAACGAGACCTTCAGAATTGAAATGG cTTACCTTCAGGCTCTCAACGAAAGCGGAAGTTTTCCTGATGAAACGGATAGGACCCCGaag TGCTTCCTGCTATGCGTCCTGGACAACACAGGAGTGATGATGAAGGATGGTGATTTTGACCCGGAGCGCACGGCCGTGCTGTTCGCCGGGGAGCGCGCCGGGAAGGTCATGGACGGCATCCAGGACATGGCCGCCGCTTGCGCCGACAGAA AGGAAAAATGCAAATGTGAGAAATCTTACAACTACCTGAAATGTCTCATGACAATGGAAATCGAGAAATATgcgaacaataattaa